A genomic window from Vitis riparia cultivar Riparia Gloire de Montpellier isolate 1030 chromosome 18, EGFV_Vit.rip_1.0, whole genome shotgun sequence includes:
- the LOC117907113 gene encoding uncharacterized protein LOC117907113, producing MEAVLVPCSPEQSISPYRQIRNPKRNNRRFISKPSENLSPSRNIHGGLLLAPPPSLSSSFHSSALLFDHHPHHQQPPLLPLPVPKTYASLPPRSPPINKKNKIRDQSLTPKKSKPSSRSPKKEDSKSTAISDGSVMAASTNRLGPEPKDLPKDAVSRILTSGNIVIEDLDKFSGSVFTLSPPPSSLPLPKFSLRPKLSCNAEAAGIDAGATDNLRRLLRLP from the coding sequence ATGGAGGCAGTTCTCGTTCCTTGTTCACCGGAACAATCCATTTCTCCGTACAGGCAAATTAGAAACCCTAAGAGAAACAACCGCCGATTCATTTCCAAACCTTCTGAAAACCTTTCTCCTTCAAGAAACATTCATGGCGGTCTCTTGTTAGCGCCTCCTCCTTCTCTTTCCTCCTCGTTTCACTCATCAGCTTTGCTTTTCgatcatcatcctcatcatcaaCAACCACCTCTCCTTCCCCTACCAGTCCCCAAAACCTACGCTTCTCTTCCTCCACGAAGCCCTCCTAtcaacaaaaagaacaaaatcagAGACCAATCTCTAACGCCAAAGAAATCAAAGCCTTCCAGTAGAAGTCCTAAGAAGGAAGATTCGAAATCAACAGCAATATCAGATGGTTCGGTAATGGCAGCATCCACTAACAGGCTAGGACCGGAACCGAAGGATCTTCCGAAAGACGCAGTTTCTAGGATTTTGACATCAGGAAATATTGTTATTGAAGATTTGGACAAGTTTTCTGGTTCGGTGTTCACACTCTCCCCTCCTCCGAGCAGTTTGCCTTTACCTAAGTTCTCTCTCAGGCCGAAGCTCAGTTGCAACGCCGAAGCTGCCGGAATAGATGCCGGTGCGACGGACAATCTCCGTCGACTTTTACGACTCCCATGA
- the LOC117906744 gene encoding synaptotagmin-2: protein MGIVSTILGFCGFGVGISIGLLIGYYLFIYFQPTDVKDPIVRPLVEQDSKTLQRMLPEIPQWVKNPDYDRVDWLNKFIENMWPYLDKAICKTAKNIAKPIIAEQIPKYKIDSVEFEALTLGSLPPTFQGMKVYATDEKELIMELSMKWAGNPNITVAVKAFGLRATVQVVDLQVFAAPRITLKPLVPSFPCFANIFVSLMEKPHVDFGLKLLGADVMAIPGLYRLVQELIKDQVANMYLWPKTLEVPIMDPAKAMKKPVGILSVKVVRAMKLKKKDLMGASDPYVKMKLTEDKLPSKKTTVKLKNLNPEWNEEFNMVVKDPESQALEVNVYDWEQVGKHDKMGMNVIPLKELTPDEPKVLTLDLLKNLDPNDVQNEKSRGQIVLEALYKPFKDTEIPKDLEDPNAIEKAPDGTPAGGGLLVIIVHEAQEVEGKHHTNPYVRLLFRGEERKTKYIKKNRDPRWEEEFTFMLEEPPTNDRIHVEVVSTSSRMGLLHPKETLGYVDINLSDVVSNKRINEKYHLIDSKNGKIQIELQWRTST, encoded by the exons ATGGGTATTGTGAGTACAATACTGGGTTTTTGTGGATTTGGTGTGGGGATCTCAATTGGGCTTTTGATTGGGTATTACCTCTTCATCTACTTCCAACCCACTGATGTGAAG GATCCTATAGTTCGTCCTCTAGTTGAACAAGATTCAAAAACTCTGCAACGTATGCTTCCAGAGATACCCCAATGGGTCAAAAATCCAGACTATGATCGA GTTGACTGGCTTAACAAATTCATAGAAAATATGTGGCCTTACCTGGACAAG GCAATTTGCAAGACTGCGAAGAACATAGCAAAACCTATCATTGCTGAGCAAATTCCAAAATACAAAATTGATTCAGTTGAATTTGAAGCACTCACCTTGGGCTCCCTACCACCTACATTTCaag GAATGAAAGTCTATGCTACTGATGAAAAGGAGTTGATCATGGAACTATCCATGAAGTGGGCAGGGAATCCTAACATCACTGTTGCAGTAAAAGCATTTGGGTTGAGAGCCACTGTGCAG GTGGTTGATTTGCAAGTATTTGCTGCTCCTCGCATCACCCTGAAGCCTTTGGTTCCATCATTTCCTTGTTTCGCCAATATATTTGTGTCTCTCATGGAGAAG CCACATGTTGACTTTGGACTAAAGCTGCTAGGAGCAGACGTAATGGCCATTCCTGGCCTGTATCGGTTGGTGCAG GAGCTTATCAAAGATCAGGTTGCAAATATGTACCTATGGCCCAAAACCCTTGAAGTTCCAATAATGGATCCTGCAAA AGCCATGAAAAAGCCTGTTGGCATTCTCAGTGTGAAGGTTGTTAGGGCAATGAAGCTAAAAAAGAAGGATCTTATGGGGGCATCAGATCCTTATGTTAAAATGAAGTTGACTGAGGACAAACTTCCTTCAAAGAAAACTACTGTGAAACTTAAAAACTTGAATCCTGAATGGAATGAGGAGTTTAATATGGTTGTTAAAGATCCAGAATCTCAAGCATTAGAGGTCAACGTCTATGATTGGGAACAG GTTGGTAAACATGATAAGATGGGCATGAATGTCATTCCCCTGAAAGAGCTTACACCTGATGAGCCAAAAGTTTTGACACTTGATCTACTAAAAAACTTGGACCCGAATGATGTTCAAAATGAGAAGTCACGGGGACAGATTGTTTTAGAAGCTCTGTACAAACCTTTTAAGGACACTGAAATACCAAAGGATCTTGAAGATCCCAATGCGATAGAAAAGGCCCCTGACGGAACACCTGCTGGTGGTGGTTTGCTTGTAATCATTGTCCATGAAGCTCAGGAGGTTGAGGGAAAGCATCACACAAATCCATATGTTCGATTACTTTTCAGGGGAGAGGAGAGAAAAACCAAG tatataaagaaaaacagagacCCCAGATGGGAAGAGGAGTTTACATTTATGCTGGAGGAACCACCTACCAACGATAGAATACATGTAGAAGTTGTTAGCACCTCATCAAGGATGGGCTTACTACATCCTAAG GAAACTCTGGGTTATGTGGATATAAACCTCTCAGACGTTGTTAGCAACAAACGGATCAACGAGAAATACCATCTAATTGACTCAAAGAACGGAAAGATTCAAATCGAGTTGCAATGGCGAACTTCAACATAA
- the LOC117907114 gene encoding DNA-directed RNA polymerase I subunit RPA12, whose product MAYSRQRDFMFCNLCGTMLCMSSTKYAECPLCKSRRKVKDISGREIRYTVSAEDIRRELNIEPFVKLDGIITEESEAQNAKTKGRCDRCEDDTWLYYYTRQLRSADEGQTIFYECTKCGHKWSQNT is encoded by the exons ATGGCGTATAGCCGGCAACGTGATTTCATGTTCTGTAATTTGTGCGGAACAATGCTATGTATGAGTTCAACTAAGTACGCTGAATGCCCTTTGTGCAAGTCCAGGCGAAAAGTGAAAG ATATTTCTGGAAGAGAAATACGTTACACTGTTTCTGCAGAG GATATTAGAAGAGAGCTGAACATTGAGCCATTTGTAAAACTAGATGGAATTATTACTGAAGAGTCAGAAGCCCAAAATGCAAAA ACCAAGGGAAGATGTGATCGATGTGAAGATGACACTTGGCTCTATTATTACACCAGACAA TTGAGATCTGCGGACGAAGGACAGACCATTTTTTATGAGTGCACTAAATGTGGACACAAGTGGTCACAGAATACATGA
- the LOC117907289 gene encoding receptor protein kinase CLAVATA1: MEMKMRASLKYALPFFICLMMFSRGFAYGDLQVLLKLRSFMIGPKGSGLEDWVDDSSSLFPHCSFSGVSCDEDSRVVSLNLSFVTLFGSIPPEIGMLNKLVNLTLACDNLTGKLPMEMAKLTSLKLVNLSNNNFNGEFPGSILVGMKELEVLDMYNNNFTGPLPTEVGKLKKLKHMHLGGNYFSGDIPEVFSDIHSLELLGLNGNNLSGRIPTSLVRLSNLQGLFLGYFNIYEGGIPPELGLLSSLRVLDLGSCNLTGEIPPSLGRLKMLHSLFLQLNQLSGHIPQELSGLVNLKSLDLSNNVLIGEIPESFSQLRELTLINLFGNQLRGRIPEFIGDLPNLEVLQVWENNFTFELPERLGRNGKLKNLDVATNHLTGTIPRDLCKGGKLLTLILMENYFFGPVPEQLGECKSLTRIRIMKNFFNGTIPAGWFNLPLVNMLELDDNLFTGELPAHISGDVLGIFTVSNNLITGKIPPAIGNLSSLQTLALQINRFSDEIPGEIFNLKMLSKVNISANNLSGEIPASIVSCTSLTSIDFSQNSLNGEIPKGIAKLGILGILNLSTNHLNGQIPSEIKSMASLTTLDLSYNDFSGIIPTGGQFPVFNSSSFAGNPNLCLPRVPCSSLQNITQIHGRRQTSSFTSSKLVITIIALVAFALVLTLAVLRIRRKKHQKSKAWKLTAFQRLDFKAEDVLECLKEENIIGKGGAGIVYRGSMPDGVDVAIKRLVGRGSGRSDHGFSAEIQTLGRIRHRNIVRLLGYVSNKDTNLLLYEYMPNGSLGEILHGSKGAHLQWETRYRIAVEAAKGLCYLHHDCSPLIIHRDVKSNNILLDSDFEAHVADFGLAKFLQDAGASECMSSIAGSYGYIAPEYAYTLKVDEKSDVYSFGVVLLELIAGRKPVGEFGDGVDIVRWVRKTTSEISQPSDRASVLAVVDPRLSGYPLTGVINLFKIAMMCVEDESSARPTMREVVHMLTNPPQNAPSLITL; the protein is encoded by the exons ATGGAGATGAAGATGAGAGCCTCCTTGAAATATGCTCTTCCTTTTTTCATATGCCTGATGATGTTTTCACGGGGCTTTGCGTACGGTGATCTACAAGTGCTGTTGAAGCTCAGGTCTTTCATGATAGGGCCGAAGGGTTCTGGTCTGGAGGACTGGGTGGATGACTCGTCGTCTCTCTTTCCGCATTGCTCCTTCTCCGGTGTTTCATGTGATGAGGATTCTCGAGTGGTGTCTCTCAACCTCTCGTTTGTTACTCTATTTGGTTCGATACCGCCGGAGATCGGGATGTTGAACAAGTTAGTTAATCTCACGCTGGCATGCGACAATCTCACCGGGAAGCTTCCGATGGAGATGGCGAAGCTCACGTCTCTGAAGCTCGTCAACCTTTCGAATAACAATTTTAATGGTGAGTTTCCGGGGAGTATTCTTGTGGGAATGAAGGAGCTCGAGGTTCTGGACATGTATAACAACAATTTCACGGGTCCGCTTCCGACGGAGGTTGGGAAGCTGAAGAAGCTCAAGCACATGCATCTCGGTGGCAACTACTTCTCCGGTGATATTCCGGAAGTATTCTCAGATATTCACAGCTTGGAGTTGCTGGGTTTGAATGGAAACAATCTTTCCGGCAGGATCCCGACTAGTTTGGTTCGGTTGTCGAACCTCCAAGGATTGTTCCTTGGTTACTTTAATATTTACGAAGGAGGTATTCCACCTGAGCTAGGGTTGCTGAGTTCGCTCCGAGTTCTTGACTTGGGGAGCTGCAACCTCACCGGAGAGATTCCACCGAGCCTAGGCCGTTTGAAGATGTTACACTCGTTGTTTCTACAACTTAATCAGCTCTCAGGGCACATACCTCAAGAACTGTCAGGTTTGGTGAATCTAAAATCACTTGATCTCTCTAACAATGTGCTCATTGGAGAGATACCAGAAAGCTTTTCACAGCTGAGGGAATTGACGTTGATCAATCTGTTTGGGAACCAACTGCGCGGTCGTATTCCAGAGTTTATCGGCGACCTTCCAAACCTCGAGGTACTTCAGGTTTGGGAGAACAACTTCACATTTGAACTCCCTGAACGTCTCGGTCGTAACGGGAAGCTTAAGAACCTCGACGTTGCGACGAATCATCTCACCGGAACGATACCTCGGGATTTGTGCAAAGGAGGAAAGTTGCTGACGTTGATATTGATGGAAAATTATTTCTTCGGACCGGTCCCTGAGCAGCTCGGCGAATGCAAATCGCTGACTCGAATAAGAATCATGAAGAACTTCTTCAATGGAACTATTCCCGCTGGGTGGTTCAACTTACCGTTGGTAAACATGCTCGAGCTGGACGACAACTTATTCACCGGAGAACTACCTGCGCATATTTCGGGCGACGTGCTTGGAATTTTCACGGTCTCTAACAACCTGATCACTGGAAAAATCCCTCCGGCAATTGGCAATCTGTCTAGTTTGCAGACTTTGGCGCTTCAAATTAACAGATTCTCCGATGAAATTCCTGGGGAAATCTTCAATCTAAAGATGCTTTCAAAGGTCAATATCAGCGCCAACAACCTAAGCGGTGAAATTCCAGCATCCATCGTTTCTTGTACTTCACTAACATCAATTGATTTCAGCCAGAACAGCCTGAATGGAGAAATTCCAAAGGGGATTGCTAAGCTTGGGATCTTGGGCATACTGAATTTGTCAACCAACCACTTGAACGGCCAAATTCCGAGTGAAATCAAATCTATGGCTAGTCTAACAACACTGGACCTCTCCTATAATGATTTTTCTGGTATCATTCCGACCGGCGGGCAGTTTCCAGTCTTCAACTCTAGCTCCTTCGCTGGAAACCCGAACCTTTGCCTACCGCGTGTCCCTTGTTCATCGCTTCAAAATATAACCCAAATTCACGGCAGAAGGCAGACGTCATCGTTTACTTCTTCAAAACTCGTCATCACGATCATTGCCCTTGTCGCCTTCGCGTTGGTATTAACCCTCGCAGTTCTCAGAATCCGAAGAAAGAAGCATCAGAAATCAAAGGCCTGGAAGCTCACAGCGTTCCAACGGCTAGACTTCAAAGCTGAAGACGTGCTTGAATGCTTAAAGGAAGAAAACATCATCGGAAAAGGCGGTGCCGGGATCGTCTACCGCGGGTCCATGCCAGACGGGGTTGACGTGGCTATCAAAAGACTAGTGGGGCGCGGCAGCGGAAGAAGCGACCATGGCTTTTCCGCCGAAATCCAAACGCTAGGACGAATCCGACACCGAAACATCGTTCGACTGTTGGGTTACGTGTCGAACAAAGACACCAACCTGTTGCTGTACGAGTACATGCCGAACGGAAGCTTGGGAGAGATACTGCATGGGTCAAAGGGAGCCCACTTGCAGTGGGAAACCAGGTATAGAATTGCAGTGGAGGCCGCGAAGGGGCTGTGCTATCTCCACCACGACTGTTCCCCACTCATTATTCACAGGGATGTGAAGTCCAACAACATCTTGCTGGACTCGGATTTTGAGGCTCATGTGGCTGATTTTGGGCTTGCCAAGTTCTTACAGGACGCTGGAGCCTCCGAGTGCATGTCTTCCATCGCTGGCTCCTACGGCTACATCGCCCCAG AGTACGCCTATACGTTGAAAGTAGATGAGAAGAGCGACGTGTACAGCTTCGGTGTGGTGCTGCTGGAGTTGATCGCAGGGCGGAAGCCAGTGGGCGAGTTCGGCGACGGGGTGGACATCGTGAGGTGGGTCCGGAAAACAACATCGGAGATATCTCAGCCGTCGGATAGAGCTTCGGTTCTGGCAGTAGTGGACCCCAGGCTTAGTGGGTACCCACTGACAGGTGTCATAAATCTGTTCAAGATTGCAATGATGTGCGTTGAGGATGAGAGCTCTGCAAGGCCCACCATGAGAGAGGTGGTTCACATGCTCACCAATCCTCCCCAGAATGCTCCAAGCCTCATCACTCTTTAA